Proteins co-encoded in one Meiothermus sp. genomic window:
- a CDS encoding NADH:flavin oxidoreductase/NADH oxidase produces the protein MSLLFSPLQLRSVSLKNRIAMSPMCQYSAQDGHVTDWHLLHYPTRAIGGVGLAIVEATAVEARGVISPDDLGLWSDEHVAGLKELTRRIRYAGAVPGIQIAHAGRKAGTASPWQGGKPLHRWTPVAPSPLPFQEGWPIPQALDEAGLDEVRQAFRQAARRALAAGFEVLEIHMAHGYLLHSFLSPLTNQRTDRYGGSRENRMRFPLEVAEAVREVWPAELPLLVRVSASDWVEGGWDITDTVVFAGELQQRGVDLLDCSSGGAVPGVKIPVGPGYQVPFAAQVRLSTGLSTGAVGLITEPLQAEAILQENQADLVLLGRVLLREPYWPYRAAQALGTRVWPVQYERAF, from the coding sequence ATGAGCCTGCTCTTTAGCCCCCTGCAACTGCGTTCTGTCTCTCTCAAAAACCGTATCGCCATGTCACCCATGTGCCAGTACTCGGCCCAGGATGGGCACGTGACCGACTGGCATCTGTTGCACTACCCCACCCGGGCCATCGGGGGGGTGGGGCTGGCAATCGTGGAGGCCACCGCGGTGGAGGCCCGGGGGGTGATCAGCCCGGACGACCTGGGCCTCTGGTCGGACGAGCACGTCGCCGGGCTAAAAGAGCTTACCCGGCGCATCCGCTACGCCGGGGCGGTGCCGGGCATCCAGATTGCCCATGCTGGGCGCAAGGCAGGTACGGCCAGTCCGTGGCAGGGGGGGAAGCCCCTTCACCGCTGGACACCGGTGGCCCCCAGCCCCCTGCCCTTTCAAGAGGGCTGGCCCATACCCCAGGCCCTCGACGAAGCAGGCCTGGACGAGGTACGCCAGGCCTTTCGGCAAGCGGCCCGGCGGGCCCTGGCGGCAGGGTTTGAAGTGTTGGAAATTCACATGGCCCACGGCTACCTGCTGCACTCGTTTTTGTCGCCCCTCACCAACCAGCGCACCGACCGCTACGGGGGCAGCCGTGAAAACCGCATGCGTTTCCCGCTCGAGGTCGCAGAGGCGGTGCGGGAGGTCTGGCCCGCCGAGCTGCCGCTTTTGGTGCGGGTCTCGGCCAGCGACTGGGTCGAAGGGGGCTGGGACATCACCGACACGGTGGTTTTTGCCGGGGAATTGCAGCAGCGCGGCGTAGATTTGCTGGACTGCTCCTCGGGCGGGGCTGTGCCGGGGGTGAAGATTCCGGTTGGCCCCGGCTACCAGGTGCCCTTTGCCGCCCAGGTGCGCTTATCCACAGGCTTGTCCACAGGGGCGGTGGGTCTCATTACCGAGCCCTTACAAGCCGAGGCCATTCTTCAGGAAAACCAGGCCGACCTGGTTCTTTTGGGCCGGGTCTTGCTCCGGGAGCCGTACTGGCCCTACCGGGCCGCCC
- a CDS encoding acyl-CoA dehydrogenase family protein, translating to MPIDFTLTDEQKELQKLARRFAKEQIAPVAAEYDRKEEVPWGLVEKLHEVGLLNAIIPEAYGGLGLGMLEEVIIGEELAWGCMGIYTIPMASDLGITPILLAGTHEQKQRFFKKLTEKPALAAFALSEPGNGSDAAALRTRAVRDGDHYVLNGTKTWISNGGEAETVVVFATVAPELRHKGVVALVVEKGTPGFKANKLHGKMGQRASGTYELVFEDCRVPVENRLGQEGDGFKIAMQTLDKTRIPVAAGSLGVARRALEEATKYAKEREAFGKPIAEFQAIQFKLAEMLMGLETARTYTYYAAWLVDTHQPHAHAAAIAKAYASEMAFEAANQAIQIHGGYGYMHEYPVEKLLRDVKLNQIYEGTNEIQRLIIARHILKG from the coding sequence ATGCCCATAGATTTCACCCTGACCGACGAGCAAAAAGAGCTGCAAAAGCTGGCCCGGCGCTTCGCCAAGGAGCAGATCGCGCCGGTGGCCGCCGAGTACGACCGTAAAGAGGAGGTGCCCTGGGGCCTGGTGGAAAAGCTCCACGAGGTGGGCCTGCTGAACGCCATCATCCCCGAGGCCTATGGCGGTTTGGGTTTGGGGATGCTCGAGGAAGTCATCATCGGCGAGGAGCTGGCCTGGGGCTGCATGGGCATCTACACCATCCCCATGGCCTCCGACCTGGGTATCACCCCCATTCTGCTGGCCGGAACCCACGAGCAAAAGCAACGCTTCTTCAAGAAGCTCACCGAGAAGCCGGCCCTGGCGGCTTTTGCCCTCTCTGAACCCGGCAACGGCTCCGACGCCGCGGCCCTGCGCACACGGGCGGTGCGGGATGGCGACCATTACGTGCTCAACGGCACCAAGACCTGGATCTCCAACGGCGGCGAGGCCGAGACCGTGGTGGTGTTTGCCACCGTGGCCCCGGAGCTGCGCCACAAGGGCGTGGTGGCTCTGGTAGTGGAGAAGGGCACCCCCGGCTTCAAGGCCAACAAACTGCACGGCAAGATGGGCCAGCGGGCCAGCGGCACCTACGAGCTGGTCTTCGAGGACTGCCGGGTTCCGGTCGAAAACCGGCTGGGCCAGGAAGGCGACGGCTTTAAGATTGCCATGCAGACCCTGGACAAGACCCGCATCCCGGTGGCGGCGGGCAGCCTGGGGGTGGCCCGGCGGGCCCTCGAGGAGGCCACCAAGTACGCCAAGGAACGCGAGGCCTTTGGCAAGCCCATCGCCGAGTTCCAGGCCATTCAGTTCAAGCTGGCCGAGATGCTGATGGGCCTCGAGACCGCCCGCACCTACACCTACTACGCGGCCTGGCTGGTAGACACCCACCAGCCCCACGCCCACGCCGCGGCCATCGCCAAAGCCTATGCCTCGGAGATGGCCTTCGAGGCGGCCAACCAGGCCATCCAGATTCACGGCGGCTATGGCTATATGCACGAGTACCCGGTAGAAAAGCTCCTGCGCGACGTAAAGTTAAACCAGATCTACGAAGGCACCAACGAGATACAGCGCCTTATCATCGCGCGGCATATCCTGAAAGGGTAG
- a CDS encoding electron transfer flavoprotein subunit beta/FixA family protein, protein MKFVAVIRQVPDGESRLKIEGGKVDLGGVTMILDQMDEWAVEEVIRLQEKHGGESVVVALGPERFEEAIRTALAMGIDRAIHLVAEGYLDPISQAEALAEVIRAEAPTLVFTGGQQADWDSQALGPALAEALSWPVVSWTTQIELEGETQAKAKHDLDEGAEVVRVGLPAVFTSQQGLNEPRYPTLPGIMKAKRKELKKVPVSASSKVEILEQTIQEKSRLNKMIDGKDPVAAAHELVRLLHEEAKVI, encoded by the coding sequence ATGAAGTTCGTTGCGGTTATTCGACAGGTTCCAGACGGTGAATCCCGCCTCAAGATTGAGGGGGGTAAGGTAGACCTGGGCGGGGTCACCATGATCCTCGACCAGATGGACGAGTGGGCGGTGGAGGAGGTCATCCGGCTACAGGAGAAGCACGGGGGCGAGAGCGTGGTGGTGGCCCTGGGCCCCGAGCGCTTTGAGGAGGCCATCCGCACCGCGCTGGCTATGGGCATTGACCGGGCCATCCACCTGGTGGCCGAGGGCTACCTCGACCCCATCTCGCAGGCCGAGGCCCTGGCCGAGGTCATCCGGGCCGAGGCCCCCACCCTGGTCTTTACCGGCGGGCAGCAGGCCGACTGGGACTCGCAGGCCCTGGGGCCGGCCCTGGCTGAGGCCCTCTCGTGGCCGGTGGTGAGCTGGACGACCCAGATCGAGCTGGAAGGTGAGACCCAGGCCAAAGCCAAACACGACCTCGACGAGGGCGCCGAGGTGGTGCGGGTGGGCTTGCCGGCGGTATTTACCAGCCAGCAGGGCCTGAACGAGCCGCGCTACCCCACCCTGCCCGGCATCATGAAGGCCAAACGCAAGGAGCTGAAAAAGGTTCCGGTGAGCGCCAGCAGCAAGGTGGAGATTCTGGAACAGACCATCCAGGAGAAAAGCCGCCTGAACAAGATGATTGACGGCAAAGACCCGGTGGCCGCTGCCCACGAGCTGGTGCGGCTGTTGCACGAAGAGGCCAAGGTTATCTAA
- a CDS encoding electron transfer flavoprotein subunit alpha/FixB family protein — protein MILVVLEHDGQRLRKGALEAISRARQIGALGAIAGVVIGENTQAVAQEAAQYLPTVYAAEVGSYTPEKWAEAAYAAAQKSGAKVVVATGGRQSRTWTARLAYKMKAGLLEDTLETSTDGQHIIGVRYSFLNRVTEKQKAALPVVFTAKPNTTPLAEPADSSGVVEALEVSLPPTVEVLERLSEQKKGVSLTEATVVVTGGRGLGNPEAFAGVEELASTLGAAVGATRAVVDAGWRPYSEQVGQTGKTVQPNLYIALAVSGAVQHQAGMNKSKYIVAVNKDAEAPIFKIADYGIVGDVHQVLPALIDAAKKLKD, from the coding sequence ATGATTCTAGTCGTATTGGAACACGACGGCCAGCGCCTGCGCAAAGGCGCTCTGGAAGCCATCAGCCGGGCCCGGCAAATCGGCGCTCTGGGGGCCATTGCCGGGGTGGTGATCGGCGAAAACACCCAGGCTGTAGCCCAGGAGGCGGCCCAGTACCTGCCCACGGTCTATGCTGCCGAGGTGGGCTCTTACACACCCGAGAAGTGGGCCGAGGCGGCCTACGCTGCCGCCCAGAAAAGCGGGGCCAAGGTGGTGGTGGCCACTGGAGGCCGCCAAAGCCGCACCTGGACGGCCCGCCTGGCTTACAAGATGAAGGCTGGCCTGCTGGAAGACACCCTCGAGACCAGCACCGACGGCCAGCACATCATCGGCGTGCGCTATAGCTTTTTGAACCGCGTCACCGAGAAGCAAAAAGCGGCGCTGCCGGTGGTCTTCACCGCCAAACCCAACACCACCCCCCTGGCCGAGCCGGCCGATAGCAGTGGGGTGGTGGAGGCCCTCGAGGTCAGCCTGCCCCCTACGGTGGAGGTGCTCGAGCGCCTGAGCGAGCAGAAGAAGGGCGTCTCGCTCACCGAGGCCACCGTGGTGGTGACCGGCGGGCGTGGGCTGGGCAACCCCGAGGCTTTTGCGGGGGTGGAGGAGCTGGCAAGCACCCTGGGCGCCGCCGTGGGCGCGACCCGCGCGGTGGTGGACGCGGGCTGGCGGCCCTACAGCGAGCAGGTGGGCCAGACCGGCAAAACCGTCCAGCCCAACCTCTACATCGCCCTGGCGGTTTCCGGTGCGGTGCAGCACCAGGCCGGCATGAACAAGAGCAAGTACATCGTGGCGGTCAACAAGGACGCCGAGGCCCCCATCTTCAAAATTGCCGACTACGGCATTGTGGGCGACGTACACCAGGTGCTGCCGGCGCTGATCGATGCAGCCAAGAAGCTGAAGGACTAA
- the hisD gene encoding histidinol dehydrogenase, whose amino-acid sequence MTVEYGDALETVRFILHQVEHEGDAALQRISQEIDGHPVEEIPKRVWREAYEDLDADLRDALETAKERIEAFYRREPMGGFLEAGADGVLGQLVRPLDRVGVYVPGGSAPLLSTVLMTAVPAKVAGVGEIVLASPPRVHPGILAAAWVAGADRLFAMGGAQAIAALAYGTETIPRVDKIMGPGNRYVVLAKREVYGSVGMEGLPGPTETLIIADASADPKLLAADLLAQAEHGPDSEAWLLSSYRELLGRVEEELQRQLADLPRASIARQALQRSGLVQVESIEQALELANLYAPEHLCLSVNDPLAVLGQVRNAGGVFLGEHSCEALGDYIAGPSHVMPTTGTARFGGGLALRDFLKVIPVVGLNQSAASKLAALGARMAREEGLEAHARALDRRAKG is encoded by the coding sequence ATGACCGTGGAGTACGGCGATGCCCTGGAAACGGTGCGGTTTATTCTGCATCAAGTCGAGCACGAGGGTGATGCAGCCCTGCAGCGCATCAGCCAGGAGATAGACGGGCACCCTGTGGAGGAAATTCCCAAACGGGTCTGGCGCGAAGCCTACGAAGACCTGGACGCCGACCTGCGGGACGCCCTCGAGACCGCCAAAGAACGGATCGAGGCCTTTTACCGGCGGGAGCCCATGGGCGGGTTCCTGGAAGCCGGCGCCGATGGGGTGCTGGGCCAGTTAGTGCGCCCGCTCGACCGGGTGGGGGTTTACGTCCCTGGAGGCTCGGCACCCCTGCTTTCCACGGTTTTGATGACTGCAGTTCCGGCCAAGGTCGCCGGGGTGGGCGAGATTGTGCTGGCCTCCCCCCCTCGAGTGCATCCGGGCATTCTGGCCGCAGCCTGGGTGGCCGGCGCCGATCGGCTGTTTGCCATGGGGGGTGCCCAGGCCATCGCAGCGCTAGCCTACGGCACCGAAACCATACCCCGTGTCGACAAAATTATGGGCCCAGGCAACCGCTATGTGGTGCTGGCCAAACGCGAAGTATATGGGTCGGTGGGTATGGAAGGCCTGCCAGGGCCGACCGAGACCCTCATCATCGCCGATGCTTCCGCCGATCCCAAGCTGCTGGCCGCCGATCTGCTGGCCCAGGCCGAACACGGCCCCGATTCCGAAGCCTGGCTGCTTTCGTCCTACCGGGAGCTGCTGGGGCGTGTGGAGGAAGAGCTCCAGCGCCAGCTTGCCGACCTGCCAAGGGCCAGCATTGCCCGCCAGGCTCTGCAGCGAAGCGGTCTGGTGCAGGTAGAAAGCATCGAACAGGCCCTCGAGCTTGCCAACCTCTACGCCCCCGAACACCTGTGCCTTTCCGTGAACGACCCACTGGCCGTGCTGGGACAGGTGCGCAACGCTGGCGGGGTTTTTCTGGGCGAGCATTCCTGCGAGGCCCTGGGCGACTATATCGCCGGCCCCAGCCACGTCATGCCCACAACCGGCACCGCCCGCTTTGGAGGTGGGCTGGCCCTGCGGGACTTTCTCAAGGTCATCCCGGTGGTGGGTCTCAACCAGTCAGCGGCCAGCAAGCTGGCCGCGCTCGGGGCCCGCATGGCCCGCGAAGAGGGCCTAGAAGCCCACGCCCGGGCCCTGGATCGCAGGGCCAAGGGGTAG
- a CDS encoding DUF3108 domain-containing protein yields the protein MDWAVPQALRYSLRYAGHPAGEQRLILEPRRDGLRVVLEATVELPLPKTRQRWESELDREGLPRRYRERVEGNGARVMEVEFSREDGLVTVSQGKDDFAIPYLTQMHDPLSLILTIGALDIEVGQIEKFALVGGRAYVERLPDQTIEERTLRVYRLRPGLSLLYFDQQGYPVRLTQKVGEHVFEADLVGVQRLEAGQRFEPLEQTPKTQRDSSRPRVVSGEPPKTRVVSGEPPKEQENGGSSRRRRRRRRYS from the coding sequence ATGGATTGGGCGGTTCCACAAGCACTGCGCTACAGCCTGCGGTATGCCGGACACCCAGCAGGTGAGCAGCGTCTAATCCTCGAGCCCCGCCGGGACGGCCTGCGGGTGGTGCTCGAGGCCACCGTAGAACTACCCCTGCCCAAAACCCGCCAGCGTTGGGAAAGCGAGCTAGACCGCGAAGGCCTACCCCGTCGCTACCGCGAAAGGGTGGAAGGCAACGGGGCTCGAGTGATGGAGGTAGAGTTCTCGCGCGAGGACGGCCTGGTTACAGTTAGCCAGGGTAAAGACGACTTTGCCATCCCCTACCTGACCCAGATGCATGACCCCCTCTCGTTAATTCTGACCATTGGTGCACTCGACATCGAAGTAGGCCAGATAGAGAAGTTTGCTTTGGTGGGAGGACGGGCTTATGTAGAGCGCCTACCCGACCAGACCATTGAAGAGCGCACCCTGCGGGTTTACCGCTTGCGTCCGGGTCTTAGTCTGCTGTATTTCGACCAGCAAGGCTACCCCGTACGGCTAACGCAGAAGGTAGGGGAGCACGTCTTCGAAGCCGATCTTGTCGGGGTGCAGCGCCTCGAGGCCGGACAGCGTTTTGAGCCGTTGGAGCAAACTCCCAAAACCCAGCGAGACTCGAGCCGACCTCGAGTGGTCTCAGGAGAACCCCCTAAAACCAGGGTGGTTTCCGGCGAACCACCCAAAGAGCAGGAGAATGGAGGTTCCAGTCGGCGGCGGCGGCGTCGCAGGCGATATAGCTAA
- the aceA gene encoding isocitrate lyase produces the protein MSKLSPEMKLEADKLKREWETNPRWKGIKRDYTAEDVVRLRPSLLPEQTLARAGAERLWELLHTRPYVNTFGAYTGAQAVQMVKAGLEAIYLSGWQVAADANLAWQTYPDQSLYPANSVPQVVRRINNALQRADQIERAEGKTDRYWYAPIVADAEAGFGGPLNAFELMKAMIEAGAAGVHWEDQLSSEKKCGHLGGKVLIPTSQHIRTLNAARLAADVMNVPSIIICRTDAEAATLLTSDIDERDKPFVKEGERTPEGFYRIRNGLEACITRSLAYAPYADLLWMETSTPDLEVARKFAEAIHAVYPDKMLAYNCSPSFNWKKNLDDEAIAKFQRELGAMGYKFQFITLAGWHNLNYRTFELAKGYKERGMSAFVELQQLEFAAEKDGFTAVKHQREVGAGYFDEVLMAITAGQASTAALAGSTEEAQFH, from the coding sequence ATGTCCAAACTGTCCCCCGAGATGAAACTGGAAGCCGACAAACTCAAGCGCGAATGGGAGACCAACCCCCGCTGGAAAGGCATCAAGCGCGACTACACCGCCGAGGATGTGGTGCGCCTGCGCCCCAGCCTTCTGCCCGAGCAGACCTTAGCCAGGGCGGGAGCTGAGCGGCTGTGGGAGCTTTTGCACACCCGTCCTTATGTGAACACCTTTGGGGCCTACACCGGGGCCCAGGCGGTGCAGATGGTCAAGGCCGGCCTCGAGGCCATCTACCTCTCGGGCTGGCAGGTGGCCGCCGACGCCAACCTGGCCTGGCAGACCTACCCCGATCAGTCGCTCTACCCAGCCAACTCGGTGCCGCAGGTGGTGCGCCGCATCAACAACGCCTTACAACGGGCCGACCAGATCGAGCGCGCCGAGGGTAAAACCGATCGCTACTGGTACGCCCCCATCGTGGCCGACGCCGAGGCCGGGTTTGGCGGCCCCCTCAACGCCTTCGAGCTGATGAAGGCCATGATCGAAGCGGGCGCAGCCGGGGTGCACTGGGAAGACCAGCTCAGCAGCGAGAAGAAGTGCGGACACCTGGGCGGCAAGGTGCTGATTCCCACCTCGCAGCACATCCGCACCCTGAACGCCGCCCGGCTGGCCGCCGATGTGATGAATGTGCCCAGCATCATCATCTGCCGCACCGATGCCGAGGCTGCGACCCTGCTCACCAGCGACATTGATGAGCGCGACAAGCCCTTTGTGAAGGAAGGTGAGCGCACCCCCGAGGGCTTCTACCGCATTCGCAACGGCCTCGAGGCCTGCATCACCCGCTCGCTGGCCTATGCCCCCTACGCCGACCTGCTGTGGATGGAGACCAGCACCCCCGACCTGGAGGTAGCCCGCAAGTTTGCCGAGGCCATCCATGCGGTCTACCCCGATAAGATGCTGGCCTACAACTGCTCCCCCAGCTTCAACTGGAAAAAGAACCTCGACGACGAAGCCATCGCCAAGTTCCAGCGCGAGCTGGGCGCCATGGGCTACAAGTTCCAGTTCATCACCCTGGCCGGCTGGCACAACCTCAACTACCGCACCTTCGAGCTGGCCAAGGGCTACAAGGAGCGCGGCATGAGCGCCTTCGTGGAGCTGCAGCAGCTCGAGTTCGCCGCCGAGAAGGACGGCTTCACCGCGGTCAAGCATCAGCGCGAGGTGGGTGCGGGCTACTTCGACGAGGTGCTCATGGCTATTACCGCCGGACAGGCCTCTACGGCGGCTCTGGCAGGCTCGACTGAGGAAGCCCAGTTCCATTGA
- the yqeK gene encoding bis(5'-nucleosyl)-tetraphosphatase (symmetrical) YqeK, with amino-acid sequence MRQLVKPERYEHILRVAELAAQIAKANALDEGKAYLAAILHDAARDLSAERLQALALPENEIERNHPLALHGRAGRRLAQEWGVEDEEVLEAIEGHVYGVSPDHKIGMALYIADVSEPGRGVNHEIREMALSGRLEEAYQKAVICKVRYLQQKGITPHPRTWAAYQALQQSRDAG; translated from the coding sequence GTGCGCCAGTTGGTCAAGCCTGAGCGCTATGAGCATATTCTTCGAGTGGCCGAGCTGGCGGCTCAAATTGCCAAGGCCAATGCCCTCGACGAGGGCAAAGCCTATCTGGCCGCAATTCTGCACGACGCCGCGCGCGACCTGAGCGCCGAGCGCCTGCAAGCGTTAGCCCTCCCCGAAAACGAGATAGAACGCAATCACCCCCTGGCCCTGCATGGGCGGGCAGGCCGTCGGTTGGCCCAGGAATGGGGCGTGGAAGACGAGGAAGTGCTCGAGGCCATCGAAGGTCACGTTTATGGGGTCAGCCCCGATCACAAAATCGGCATGGCCCTTTACATTGCCGATGTCTCGGAGCCGGGCCGCGGGGTCAACCACGAGATCCGCGAGATGGCGCTTAGCGGGAGGCTCGAGGAGGCCTACCAAAAAGCCGTCATCTGCAAAGTGCGGTACCTGCAACAGAAAGGCATTACGCCCCATCCACGCACCTGGGCCGCTTATCAGGCGCTACAACAAAGTCGAGATGCTGGCTAG
- the rplU gene encoding 50S ribosomal protein L21 produces MYAIIKTGGKQYRAEAGSRLRVEKLEASPGDTVEFDALMLGGEKTVIGSPTVPGAKVVAEVVEHGKGKKVVVAKFKAKIQYRRKRGHRQPYTEILVKEIRA; encoded by the coding sequence ATGTACGCAATCATCAAAACCGGTGGTAAACAGTACCGCGCAGAAGCGGGCAGCAGGCTGCGCGTAGAGAAGCTCGAGGCCAGCCCTGGCGATACCGTGGAGTTCGATGCCCTGATGCTGGGCGGTGAGAAGACCGTGATTGGTAGCCCCACCGTTCCGGGCGCCAAGGTGGTGGCCGAGGTAGTGGAGCACGGCAAAGGTAAAAAGGTGGTGGTGGCCAAGTTCAAGGCCAAGATTCAGTACCGCCGCAAGCGGGGCCACCGCCAGCCCTACACCGAGATTCTCGTGAAGGAG